One region of Duncaniella freteri genomic DNA includes:
- the rpmI gene encoding 50S ribosomal protein L35: MPKIKTNSGAKKRFALTGTGKIKRKHAYKSHILTKKTKKQKRNLTHSSTVAHANESNVKELLALK, translated from the coding sequence ATGCCAAAGATTAAGACTAATTCCGGTGCCAAAAAGAGGTTCGCCCTTACCGGAACAGGAAAGATCAAGAGAAAACATGCCTACAAGAGCCACATCCTGACCAAAAAGACCAAGAAGCAGAAGCGCAATCTGACCCACTCCAGCACTGTAGCTCACGCTAACGAATCTAATGTCAAGGAGCTCCTCGCACTCAAGTAA
- a CDS encoding O-acetylhomoserine aminocarboxypropyltransferase/cysteine synthase family protein — protein sequence MENNKKYTAATICVQGGWQPKNGEPRVLPIYQSTTFKYDSSEHMARLFDLEESGYFYTRLQNPTNDAVASKIAALEGGVGAMLTSSGQAANFYAVFNICQAGDHLVTSSNIYGGTYNLFGVTLRKLGIECTFVDPNASEEEIASAFRPNTKLLFGETISNPGCEVLDIEKFARIAHSHGVPLIVDNTFPTPINCRPIEWGADIVTHSTTKYMDGHATSVGGVIIDSGNFPWEEHADKFPGLTTPDDSYHGLTYTKAFGRNAYITKATAQLMRDLGSIQSPQNAFLLNLGLETLHLRVPRHCENALTVAKWLESNPKVKWVNYSGLPSNRYYGLSQKYMPSGSCGVIAFGLHGSREDAIKFMDRLKFIAIVTHVADARTCVLHPASHTHRQLTDEQLREAGVAPDLIRLSVGIEDVNDIIADIEQALS from the coding sequence ATGGAGAACAACAAGAAATACACAGCAGCCACAATATGTGTGCAAGGTGGATGGCAACCCAAAAACGGTGAGCCACGAGTGCTGCCCATCTATCAGAGCACAACATTCAAGTACGATTCGAGCGAACATATGGCCCGCCTTTTCGACCTTGAGGAATCAGGCTACTTCTACACTCGTCTTCAAAACCCCACCAACGATGCCGTTGCCTCCAAGATAGCCGCACTTGAAGGCGGTGTGGGGGCAATGCTCACCTCATCCGGGCAGGCGGCAAACTTCTATGCCGTATTCAACATATGCCAGGCAGGCGACCACCTCGTGACATCATCCAATATCTACGGCGGCACCTACAATCTCTTTGGCGTGACCCTCCGCAAACTCGGCATAGAATGCACATTCGTTGATCCTAATGCATCGGAGGAGGAGATTGCATCAGCTTTCCGCCCCAACACCAAACTGCTATTCGGAGAGACCATATCCAATCCCGGATGCGAAGTTCTCGACATAGAGAAATTCGCCCGCATCGCCCATTCCCATGGCGTGCCTCTGATAGTCGACAACACTTTCCCCACACCCATCAACTGCCGCCCGATTGAATGGGGAGCCGACATAGTAACCCACTCCACCACCAAATACATGGACGGTCACGCAACAAGCGTAGGAGGAGTGATTATTGACAGCGGAAACTTCCCCTGGGAAGAGCATGCCGACAAATTCCCCGGACTGACCACTCCCGACGACTCATATCACGGACTCACCTACACCAAGGCTTTCGGACGCAACGCCTATATCACCAAGGCTACAGCCCAGCTCATGCGCGACCTTGGATCGATACAGTCACCCCAGAACGCATTCCTCCTCAACCTCGGGCTTGAGACACTGCACCTGCGTGTGCCACGCCACTGTGAAAACGCCCTGACAGTAGCAAAATGGCTTGAAAGCAATCCCAAAGTGAAGTGGGTCAACTACAGCGGACTCCCATCCAACAGATACTACGGTCTGTCACAGAAATACATGCCCTCAGGCTCATGCGGAGTGATCGCATTCGGGCTTCACGGCTCACGCGAGGACGCAATAAAATTTATGGACCGCTTGAAATTCATAGCAATAGTCACACATGTTGCCGACGCACGCACATGTGTGCTGCATCCCGCAAGCCACACCCATCGCCAGCTCACCGACGAGCAACTGCGTGAAGCAGGAGTAGCACCTGACCTGATACGCCTCTCCGTAGGCATCGAGGATGTCAACGACATAATCGCCGACATAGAGCAGGCCCTCTCCTGA
- the rplT gene encoding 50S ribosomal protein L20, whose product MPRSVNHVASRARRKKILKLTRGYFGCRRNVWTVAKNTWEKGLTYAYRDRKDKKNNFRALWIQRINAAARLEDLSYSKLMGLIHKAGIEINRKVLADLALNNPAAFKAVVDKVKNA is encoded by the coding sequence ATGCCAAGATCAGTAAATCATGTAGCTTCAAGAGCTCGCCGCAAGAAAATCCTCAAACTCACCCGTGGTTACTTCGGATGCCGCCGCAACGTGTGGACCGTAGCAAAGAACACCTGGGAAAAGGGTCTTACCTACGCTTACCGCGACCGCAAGGACAAGAAGAACAACTTCCGTGCCCTCTGGATACAGCGTATCAACGCAGCAGCCCGCCTTGAGGATCTTTCATACTCCAAGCTCATGGGCCTCATCCACAAGGCAGGAATCGAGATCAACCGCAAGGTGCTCGCTGACCTCGCCCTCAACAATCCCGCCGCTTTCAAGGCTGTTGTCGACAAGGTTAAGAACGCTTAA